The Reichenbachiella carrageenanivorans region ATCAAAGATTACCTCAAGTTGAGATTGATCAGTTCGAATACAGGCTATTTGTCGAACGACTTTGTAATGACTGCTTTCAATTTTTATAGCAAGCAACTATCGGGGCAGCAAGAAATGAGGCCACGATCAAAAAGGATGGTAAATGCCACCAATGGCAACTTGGGCGATGCTTTGAGCAAGCTTTATGTAGATGAGGTGTTTCCCCCTGAGGCGAAAGCCAAGTGCTTAGAAATGGTAAATAACATCAAAGCGGCTATGCACAAACGCATAGATGGCTTGACGTGGATGAGCGACGAGACCAAGAAGGAAGCGCACATGAAATTGAAAAAACTCAAGGTGAAAATAGGATACCCAGACGAGTGGAAAGACTATGGTAGCGTGGAGATTACTAAAGATAATTTTCTTCAAAATAGATGGAATGCCAATGCTTTTGCCAACTCGGAGAACTTTGGAAAACTGGGCAAGCCCATCGATCCAAACGAATGGCATATGGCTGCTTCTGTAGTGAATGCCTACTATAATCCACCAGCCAATGAAATCGTATTTCCAGCGGGTATTTTGCAGCCTCCGTTCTACAATTACAAGGCTGATGAAGCCGTAAATTACGGTGGGATTGGCGCTGTGATAGGCCATGAAATCACGCATGGATTCGACGATAGCGGTAGGAAATATAATCACGAAGGACAATTGAAAGATTGGTGGACAGAAGAAGATGGAGCTGAATTTGAAAGGCGTGCAGAAGTAATGGTGGCTCAGTACAATAGCTTCACTGTGCAGGATACACTTCATGTGAATGGCAAGTTGACACTTGGAGAAAATATTGCAGACCTTGGTGGAATGCTGATTGCCTACGATGCACTGCAAATGTTTTATGATAAAAACGGGAGGCCAGACAACATCGATGGGATGACACCAGAGCAGCGCTTCTTTATGTCGCAGGCCACCCTATGGAGAGGTAAATATAGACCAGAGCTAGAGCAGCGCCTACTGATCGGAGACACACACTCACCAGGCAAGTTTAGAGTAAATGGCCCTGTGTCTAGCATGACGGCATTTTACGATGCCTTTGGGATCAAAGAAGGTGATGCGCTTTGGAGATCTGAAGATGAACGTGTGGATATTTGGTAAAAAGCCAAAATCCTTGTAGCTTTTCCCTTACAACTAAACCAAGATTAATATGGGTAAAGGAGATGTTAAAACTAAAAAAGGAAAAATTAGCAAAGGGTCTTTTGGCGTAAGCCGACCACATAAAAAGAAGGCTGTAGTCGTAGAGAAGCCTAAAGCTAAAAAGAAAAAATAGCCCTAGGCTAGGGTTTGTTTGAAACAAAAAGAGGGGTTGAGGATTTAGAAAGTTTCTAAATTCTCAACCCCTCAATATTTTAGAGGAGTGGTGTTTAGTTTGTTTCTTTAAATAGGTGTGGTTTTCTCTTGTTGTATAGATTCTATAAAGTCTATCTAATATTAGAATGGTAAAGACAGTTTTTTCTAACTTTCCTTATGAACTTACCCAAACCACTCCTGCTAGCTGTCCTATTTTCGCTATTCTTTTGTAGTGCTCGTGCTCAAATCGATAGCCTGAAATCAGTGCTAAAAACGGCTGAGGGAGTGCCTCGTGTGCAGCTACTCAATAAGATTTCGTTTACCTACGGTTATTCCAACTTCGATTCGGCGCGATACTACGGAGAGCTTGCACTGGCATCGGCTCAGACTTTGGGCTATATCAAAGAAGAGCTTGAGGCTATGATCAATGTCAGTTATTCCTATTTCGATGAAGGACGAACGGATACGGCTATCTATATAACTAAAATCTGTCTGGTAAATGCACATGATCAAGGTCAGTTCCTACCCGAGATGGATGCCTATTTGGCTTTGGGTAATTTTTATGATGATAAAAACAAACTGGATAGTGCAGCATGGGCTTACAGCCAAAACATATCGATAGGCAAGGAAAACGATAGGGTGCAAAAAACGACAGCAGCCGTTGGGAACTTAGGCAATCTCTACAAACAACAAGGCTTGTATGATCTGGCTATTGGCCAATATGTAGCTGCAGCAGAGCTCAATTTGAGCATGGGCAATGTGAATAAACAGGCCAATTATCTAGCAAATATTGGTTTTATCTATTTAGAGACGGATGCCTATGAGCAAGCCTTGACTTATTTTACAGAAGCCTATGATTTAGTTAAGGATTCAGATTATAACAGAAATAAGTGGCATGCTTTGACTGGTAAGAGCTTGGTGCATGTCAATTTGAAACAGTACGAACAAGCCATGGAGGGGTTTGAAATGATATTGAAAGAAGCCAAAGAATCAGGCGATCCTTATCAGGTTCCTTCGACCTTACACAATTTGGCTGATCTCAGCAATGAACAAGGAGAGCATAAAAAGGCTTTGGTTTATTGTCTGGAGGCATTGGAGCGGTTTGAGGCTTTGCAGTCACAGGTAGCAATCACTCAAACACACAGTTTATTATGTTCTATTTATGGGGAACTCGGTCAAACGAATCAGGCCTTACTACACTGCGATACCGCATGGGCTTTGGCAAAAGCTCACGAACTGTCTGCCACTTTTCAAGACATTTATGAGATAAAGTCTAATGTTTTGAGTGGTGCATTAAGATATGAGGAGGCCTATGCTACTCGATTGCAATACGAAAAGACGAAAGATGAACGCCAAAGTGCCGCAAGAGCGCGTAATATAGAAGCACTCAATACACAATTCAAAACCAAGGAAAAAGAACTCCAAATCAAAGTACAAGAAGAGCAGCTGGCTGGTCAAGAGACGTTCATTAAACAGCAGCGAGCCATCCAATTGCTGATCTTGGTGGTACTACTATTCGTGGTTGGTTTGGCGATGGTCATTTGGAAAAACAATAAAAAACAACGCACTGTAAATGCACAACTCAGCGAACAAAAAGAGATTATCGAAAGAACAAGTAAAGAGCGGGAGACCCTGCTCAAAGAAATACATCACCGGGTAAAAAACAATTTGCAAGTTATCTCCAGCTTACTCAGTATGCAGTCTCGGCAGATGGAAGACGGGGAGGCCAAAATTGCGGTACGCGAAGGTCAAAGTAGGATCAAGTCCATGTCGCTCATTCACCAAAAACTATATAGCCAGGATGAACTGTCGAGAATCAATATGAGCGAGTATATAGATGAACTCAGCCACTTTTTGTTTAAAAGCTATAAGGCCAATAATCATATAGAGGCCGTCATCAACACGCAGCGATGCCTTTTGGATGTCGATACAGCAGTGCCTCTCGGACTAATCATTAATGAGCTCATCGCCAATGCCCTAAAGTACGCCTTTGACGGAGATCAGATGGGTGTTGTACAGGTCAATTTAGAGTCGAATGGCGAGGAATACAAACTCCGAATCAGCGACAACGGCAAGGGACTGCCTGAGGGTTGGAATACGGGAAAAAGCATGGGCATGCGTCTGGTTCATATCTTGGTCGATCAGATCGACGGTACCCTTCACATAGATGGAGACAGCGGCACTTCGTTTACCATCACTTTTAGAGACACTCAGGCTGCCTAGGGTTTAGCAGGAGTAGATTCAAATTTGTAATACAAATTCCCGTAGTTCAAATACATTATTCTGCTGTTCGTCCCAGCAACAGAAAAAAAGTAAGGGATTGTCTATTTATTAGCGTCTTTCACAAACTAATAAATAGAGATTATGAAATCACTTATACTACTAGTGAGGCTGATGACCTTGATGATTCTACTCACGTTTTTGCAATCCTGTGACCTTGATGAGCTTCTTGGCAAAGAAGAAGATCCCGATTTTGGAAAAGAACTGCCTGCCAAAATACAAGGCAGCTGGTACAACGCCTCTGGTGTATGGCTGTACGAAATAGGTACGGATACGGAAGAAGGCTATTACATTCAGACAGAAGACGTTCAATATTTTTACACCGAGTATGACTTGACCTCTGGCGTATACACGGTTTTGGCAGAATCTCTAGATGGTAATGAGGCACAGTTTTACATCATCCCTGGTAGTGAAAGCTACATCATGGCTATTTCGCAGGAATCACCGAGTTCTGGGCTCGTGACTGTATGGAATGATATAGAGCTGATAGGCTCTGGCGAAGTGTCTGGAGGAGGTTTGCCAACCACGATGTACGATGGTTGGTATAACGCCAATAGCATCTGGTTGTGGAGCATACAAAAGAGCACCCCTGATAATTATGTGCAAACAGGTAATGTGAAGTACTATTTTGAGGAAGCAGATGTGTCTTTGTCTAACGAAGCGTATAAGGTATTAGGAGTTTCTGCTTCGGGTACAGCCAGGACTTTTTATTTCAAACACGGAGCTAATACTTCTGAACTTCAAGCTAGTACGGTTTCTTCTACTTCTGGTTTTGAGACGTATTGGAATGCGGTGTCTAATATCCCACTACCGCATGCGTTGTTTACAGCTTCTAGTGGAAACATAGCCACTGGGGAGTCTGTACAATTCAATGATTATGCCTCCTATGCCGTGAAATATTTATGGACATTTGAAGGAGGAACGCCTGCTACCTCTTCGGATAAAAATCCAAAGGTAACTTATAATTCGGCAGGTGAATTCAAAGTGTCTTTGAAGGTGACCAACTATGCTGGGACGCATACCGAAGAAAAAGATAATTATATTAAAGTATCCGCTTCCTCAGTGACCCGAGGTTTTGCTTGGTGTGGCAACCCTACTAGTATTAGTTATACACCAAGTACTAGTTATTCCTACAATTCTAAAGGAGGAGCCATTTCAGTTACAAGATCCACTACGGGTTCATATGCGGTCAGATTTGCGGGCATGTCTATGAGCAATGCCCATGTGCAGGCTTCATTATATGGCGATTCCGAAGGAGCCGTTAGAGTTTTGAGTTGGTCTAATTCAGGTGCCGATTTGGTTGTAGACGTACGCACATTTGATAATGAGGCTAACTTGGCTGACCGTACCTTCAATATATTCGTGACGGGGACAGGTTTTGAAGGCGCTTATTTATATGCTAGTGAGGAGTCGTTGGGCAGTTATACACCTACTACTACCAAATCCTATAACAGTAGTGGAGGAAGTCCTACCATCACCAGTTCTTCTGTTGGTACATACAAAGTCAAGATACCAGGTGCAGGTAGCAGCTTAGGCAATGTACAAGTAACAGCCGCAGGGGCAGTAAGTGCTATTGCAAAAGTTAAAGAATGGAGTATCCTAGGGAACGATTTGATCATAGAGGTACGCACTTACCATTCTGGTACTGGAGCACTGAAAGATGCTGAATTTAATCTCTTATACACTAAAAATTTGACTAATGTCAAAGGGGCTTATGGCTACGCACTATATGAGACTGCTACTACGGCCTATACGCCAAGCCGTACGAGTAATTCTGCCACAGGAACCATGTATATGAGGAAAATAGAGACAGGGTCATATGAAGTAATTGTATCTAATCAAGCAGGAAGCGGAAATACCATTTTAGTAACCGCACATGGAAATAATAACTATAAGGCGAGTGTGTCTAGTTGGTCTTCGTATGGAGCGGATCTAAAGGCGTATGTCAATACCTACAATAGTAATGGAGTACTTACAGATGCTGAATTTACCTTTTTTACCATTTACCAAGATTAACCTAGTTGCGCTTTCTAGTTTGTGAAAAGACGATTGATTGATTCAAGCGAACTGGTTTTTTTAAAAATGAAAGCACCACTTGCAAACGGCAGTGGTGCTTTTTGTTTTTTTATACATTCGTTTTGATTTAAGAATTAGCCTGTGAAATTGGGTGAGTTACTTTTAGTTCTAGGCCTTATGGTGTAAAAAACGTTAAGTAATGCCTAGCCAGAGAGGCAAAATGGCCTTTGGAAAGAAGAGCATACACCCTTTCACATCTTTTGTCTAGCTTTGCCAAATGGCAGTGAAGCACGAACTAAAGGATTGGCTACCCATTACTAAAAAGGAACTGGAAGCACATGGGTGGGACGAATTGGATGTGGTGATCATCTCTGGTGACGCCTATGTGGATCATCCAGCTTTTGGTGGTGCGGTAATTGGGCGAATCATCGAGTCGGCTGGCTATCGTGTGGGCATCATCCCGCAGCCCAACTGGCAAGACGACCTTCGTGACTTTAAGAAATTTGGCAAACCCAAATTGTTTTTTGGAGTGACCTCAGGCTGTATGGATTCGATGGTGAATCACTACACGGCCAACAAACGAAAACGCTCCAACGATGCCTATACACCTGGTGGAGAGGCTGGCTTCCGACCCGACTATGCCACCATCACCTATAGCAAAATCCTCAAAGAAATTTATCCAGATGTTCCCGTTGTGATTGGCGGCGTAGAAGCCAGCCTCAGACGCGTGACGCACTACGACTATTGGTCAGACCAACTGATGCCTTCTATCTTGGTAGATAGTGGAGCCGATCTGCTGGTGTATGGCATGGGAGAGCAGCCCTTGCGGGAAATCATGAGTTTGTTGGGCAAAGGCGTGCCGTTTCATCAGCTCACCAATATCCCACAGACCAGTTATAAAATGCCTCGACAAGAGGACGTGCCAGCACACAAAGACTGGAAAGACATTGTTCTGAATACCCATGAAAAATGCTTGCGCGACAAGAAATCTTATGCTTCTAATTTTAAGCATGTAGAACAGGAGTCTAATAAGCTTAGAGCAGATCGTATCATACAGGCAGCGGGTGATTTTAATGTGGTAATCAATCCGCCGTACTACACCATGACGGAACAGGAGATTGACCAGTCGTTTGATATGAACTACACCAGACTGCCTCATCCTAAATACAACAAGCGAGGACCAATACCCGCTTATGAGATGATCAAGTTTTCGATCAACATGCACAGAGGGTGTTTTGGTGGTTGTAGTTTCTGTACTATTTCTGCACATCAGGGCAAATTCATCGCCAGTAGGAGTCAGGATTCTATTATGAAGGAAGTAGATCAGGTGGTGAATATGCCAGATTTCAAAGGCTATATCTCAGACCTAGGAGGCCCTTCGGCCAATATGTACGGACTGAAAGGCAAGGTGCAAGAAATCTGCGATAGGTGTGTGAGCCCGTCTTGTATCCATCCTGTGATCTGTAGTAACTTGGATACGGATCACAGCCAGATGACGGAGCTTTACCGCAAGGTAGACAAACACCCGAAGGTGAAAAAGGCATTCGTAGGCAGTGGCATTCGCTATGACCTGCTCACCAAAAGCTACAACAAAGATGCTAACGATAGCATAGACGAATACATGGAGCAATTGATTACTCGCCATGTGTCTGGTAGACTGAAAGTAGCACCCGAGCATACTGCCGATGATACTTTGAAGATTATGCGAAAGCCGTCTTTCAAGCATTTCCATGAATTCAAAAAGAAATACGACAAAATCAATGAGAAGCATCAGCTCAATCAGCAGCTGATTCCTTATTTTATATCTAGCCACCCGGGCTGCAAGGAGGAGGACATGGCCAATCTAGCGGCAGAGACCAAAGATATGGGCTTCCGATTAGAGCAGGTACAGGATTTTACACCTACGCCCATGACCGTGGCCACGGTCATTTACTACTCAGGGTACCACCCATACACCATGCAGCGGCTATTCACGCCCAAGTCCGAGAAAGAAAAGCGCAACCAGCACATGTTCTTCTTTTGGCACAAGAGCGAATACCGCCAGCGCATCAAAGATAAGCTGCAAAGTAAGGGTAGGGAAGATCTGATCGAAAGACTGCTCAGTAACAGACCACCACAAAAGTCGTTTGGGCAGAAAAAGACGGAATCGGCAGGTACGTTTGGTAAGAAAAAATCATTTGCAGGCAAGCGATCGGGGAAGAGTAGGAGGAAGTAACCCCTACGTTTTACTCTAATGAGTAACTCTTGGATGCGCTTGTGCCTCTTTTCGATTGGCAATATGTTTTGCTATAAGCGAAATATTATTTTCAAAATGGTGTTAACATTTTGCTTATTGTTTTGCTTCAGAAGCATATTCTTTGGCTTTTTTATAACCATATGCTATCATTTCTGCTGATCTGTCGAAATCAAGTGTACCACAGATGTTTCTAGGGATTACGATTTCGATATCTGGAGGATACGCAGCTAGTTTTTGCCTAGCTATCGTACTTTGCATGGCATCAAACGCTTTGTCAGCAATGGTGTACATGCTCCAACTTTGTTCTGTTACCACCGTGCTTTTTAATTTTAAGCTATCAACAAAGCCCGTAATTCTGTTTTGAAAAGGTGAAATTGCTTTAGAAGAAGTAAACTCATTCGTAATGTTTATAGGAGGGCCTCCAAGATTTACAGCTATTGTTAGGTCTGTATTGTCACCAAAAGTAGGGGCTATAGGCACTGGGTTTAGTACACCACCATCAATCAATTTTATTCCATTATAATCTACAGGGGTGAAAAATAAAGGCAAAGAAACTGACGCTCGAATAGCATCAAATAGAGATCCTGAATTTAACCATATTTCTTTTTCTGTATCTATAGCTGCGGCAACAGCTGTATAGGGAATAGGAAGATCCTCAATTTTGACATTGCCTATGAGGTTGATTAAAGTGTCAATCATTTTATCTCCTTTGAATAGACCACTACCATCCCAGGAAATATCAAGTAGAGATACAATGTCGGACTTGGTAATGGAACACATCCATTCTTCCAAAATTTCAAGTTTTCCTAAAGCATAAGCACCCCCTATGACTGACCCTATGGAGCAACTTGAAATGGACTTTATTTCATAATCATTTTCTTGAAGCCATCTAATAACTCCAATATGGGCGAGGCCTCTGGCTCCTCCACTACCTAGGACAAGAGAAACGGTCTTTTTATTTGATTGCATTAGATTAATAATTTATGGATATGAAGATAGCTCAATTAGCTAATTCCCATACCGTTCTGGGTCACCTCGTTGGGTTGGATCAGTCGGAGCTTGCCGTCGTGGTCTTCGGCCATCAGGATCATGCCTTGCGATTCTATGTCCATAATCATCAAGATGTTGGTTCTTTGTTTTTTCTGGGCTGAACCAGTGGCATGTAAAAAAACACATACTACTATGGGCGTCCAAAATGATTTGTTTGTTCTTATGGTTTTTGGTTTAAGATGAAAACCCTCCAAGGATTTCATACCCTTGGAGGGTTTTACTAGCTTAACATTACTTCACAAATTCCAAATCATTATTTAGGAGTAAAACTTCCAGACTCTTGTCTTACGGGGTATTCTTTAAAAGTAGCCATGAAATTCGCTACCACATCTTTCAATGGCTCAAAAGCAAACATACGTTTGAGTAACCAGTCGTCATAGTAAGAAGAGCTTTCCATGGCTGATTCAAATGGGTCTGCATATAAATCAACCAATAGAGGTGCTTTATGTGGGGTTTGCATTTCAGTCCATGCGCCGAGTCCTTCATGGTCTTGTGTGGAGAAGTGAAACTTCCAACGTCCAATACGAACTGCTCCCAAAGTGCCATCATCTACAAAGGCAAAGAACTCATTACGAGGACCATTTTTCTCTTTTCCTGTGAGGTAAGGCATAAAGTTGTAACCATCCAAGTGCACCTTGAACCCTTGATATCCACTCAATAATTTGCCTTTGACATTGTCCTCACCAGCAGCAGCCACCAATGTTGGCAAACAGTCTTCTAAAGAAATGATTTCATTTGAGACTTTTCCAGCTTCAATTTTACCAGGCCACTTGATCATAAAAGGCACTCTCAGGCCACCTTCCCAAGTAGTGGCTTTTTCACCTCTAAACGGATTGGTGCCACCATCAGGCCATGAAAACTTCTCAGCGCCATTGTCTGTGGTGTAAATGACAATGGTGTTGTCCGCAATCCCAAGTTCCTCAAGCTTATCCAGCAACTGGCCAACTTGTTGGTCATGCTGAGCATAACCATCTGCATTGATACCTAGACCAGTTTTTCCTTCATACTCATCAGGTAGATGCGTAAAAATGTGCATTCTGGTAGTATTGAACCAACAGAAGAAAGGTTTGTCTGCTTTGCTCTGCTCTTCTATAAAATCCATCGTTCCATTCAAAAATTCCTGGTCGATGGTCTCCATACGCTTCTTCGTCAAAGGTCCCGTATCCTGAACTTTACCATCTGCAGTTGCTTTGATCACACCTCTTGGCCCATATTCTTTTCTAAACTTGGGGTCTTTAGGATAATCAGGGTTTTCTGGCTCTTCTTCTGCATTCAAATGGTACAAATTCCCAAAGAAAACATCAAAGCCATGGTTGGTTGGAAGAAACTTATCTAAGTCACCTAAGTGGTTTTTTCCAAACTGTCCACTGGAGTATCCAAGTGGCTTCAGCATCTCAGCGATAGTTGGGTCTTCCTTTTGTAATCCTATAGGGTCTCCAGGCATTCCGATTTTGAGCAGCCCTGTTCTTTTGGGAGATTGCCCTGTAATAAACGCGGCTCTTCCAGCTGTGCAACTTTGCTGTGCATATGCATCGGTAAAACGCATACCCTCCTTAGCTATGCGGTCTATGTTGGGAGTAGTATAACCCATCATACCGCTGTTGTAAGCACTGGTATTGAACCAGCCTATGTCGTCACCCATGATCACCAGGATGTTGGGTTTTTTGTTTTTTTTCTGTGCGTGGACCAGTGGCATGCAAAAAAAACATGCGACTATGAGCGTCCAAATTGATTTGTTTGTCCTCATGGTTTTGGTTTAAAATGAAAATCTTGAAAGAAGTTAAAAAAACTCCAAGGGTTTTAAACCCTTGGAGGGTTAATGTTCTATGTTATTTCACCTTCACAAAGTCGCCCGGCTTGTATGTACGGTCGAAGAAAGCCTGCTCTGGTCCATAGAAGCGGAACAAGCTAAACCAGCCTCTGCCAGGTACGGTTTTGATGAAGTTGGACTTGTTGTCTGGATTGTCTGGCCCTATGAAGAAGGTCACTGAACCGTCTTCGTTGGCTACCAACTCGTTCATGGTATTGAGAGAAGGATAAACTTGCCCCTCGGCATCTACACCCGCTGCGGTCTCTGCGTCATACAAAGTGAGTGAGGTAAACAGCTTGGCAGGCATATCAGCAGGGAAGGTAATTTCATAGCTGTTTTCACCCATCAGGTAGTTGCCTTCGCTGTCTTTGTAAGCATTGCCATATTTGGCTCCCAAGCCGACGATAGACGACATCATACCTGTACTGATCGAGTAGTGATTGATGTACATGTGCGCTTTGGCATTGACATCTGTATGCTTGGTCACTCTGTCTCTAAATTCCTCGTCTATCAAAGTATGCATAAAATCATCAAGCTCTGTATGTGCATGAGCGACCCATTTGCGGTCGTTCCACCACAGTCCGTCAGGCTCTCCGTCAAAATTAGCCGCGATGTTTTTGGCCATGCGCCAAGCTGTCTCGGCAGCCTGACCTAGTAGTTCCTTTTGGCGAGCTGTCGGGTTGAATTTCCCTCCTTTTTTGATGCCCATAGCTGCCAATGTGCCGTGCATATAGGGATCGATATTGTCCACTCGGTCGCTTTGGATAAAACGATTGAGCATTTCGAAATACGAGTAATCATGCGCAAACAAAGCATAAGAAGGGATGTCAGAGGCTTGCTGAAAATCCATCGGCTTAGCCTCACCCTCTAGCGGGTAAATCTTGATCCCCTGTACTGCGTCTACGCCAGGCTGTAGGTTGTCCACAGATTGGAAAAAACCACGTTGGAAGATAAACACGCCATTGGTTTTGCTGGTGTAGAGGTAATAGCCTTCGGGTACTTCTCCGTCATAGCCCTCGGGTACGATCAGGTACTTGCCTCCTTTGCCTCGATCTGGGCCAGGGAAGCCAATGTCGCCCAAGAAGCGGGTACCATCGGGGCGCTCTGGTCCTTCGAGTGGTCTGTGCCAAAAGTCATCCAACAATCCCTGTAGCATCGGAGGCACATCCAGCACCAAAGGACCTGTTTTGCTCAGATCGGCAAAACCCAGTGCATAAATCACATCCGAGTTGGGCGTAGTGATGATCGTTTGGGGCTTTAGTCTTTTCTCAAAGACTGAGATTACATTGTAGCCTTCTCCAAAGGTCTTGCCTAGCCCTTCTTTCATAGCGTACATATTGACTGCCGGCAATGCCCACAGATAGGTTTGCGTGGCACGTTGGAAATAAAGTTCTTCGTCCAGTGTGCGTGACACCTCCGCTGTAGGGTACCCCCCCTCAAGCGGCAGACTAGCCAAACTTTCATAGTGATTAGGTTCAGTAGCAGCACTTTGCTGCTTTTCTTGACGCTGGCAGGCTGTGAGTAATACTGCGGTAGCCAAGGATAGGTTTAAGATGTGGTTTTTCATAATATAAAATTAACAATTACAGGTTGAAAATATTTTGTAGTACGCTCACTAGTTGCTGTCAACTGTAGCTTGGCTGGCTGACACTATCACCGCCCATCACGGTAAACTGTCCAAACCTCTGAATGACCGAAAGGAACAAAAATGAAAATAAGATAGATTGTTTCATGGTTATAAAGGTTTATGGTAGTTGTGAATTAATACATGTCAGCTTTAGAAAGCTATATGTATGTGTTATTCTCCCAAGTCAGCCTGGATATCACTCAATTATCCTTTGATGCTCAATCTTTAAGAGAGACTCTGATATGTTACACGCTATGGTTCATGATCGTTATTTATAAAAGGTCCTTGTCAAATGTGATTTGACCATAACTGTACTTAGTTAGAAATAAAGTTAAAGTTATAATGATTGCTTTTTTCATGTTTGATTTGAGAGGTACAATTGGTGCTTGACTATTTACCCAGTTTTTTATTGCAAATCCATTCCGTGGAGTATGAATATACTTTGTGTCTTTTTAAAGTGCTTTATTTTTTCTCAGAAGGGCTGCGGTTAGGCTTAGCCAAAGTCGAATGTAATCCAATGTGAAGAAAATAACAAGCCTATGATTTGTGTGAGGGGTGGTTATAGACGAAATTTTCAACAAATCTTATATAGACAGGCTTGACTGAATTATTAATACCAAAATATGGCTGTAAACTAAAAACAGCTCTTGGTGATAAAGTCAAGAGCTGTTTTTAGTTTAGTGTTTTGTAAGCGGATTAGCTAATTCCCATACCGTTCTGGGTCACCTCGTTGGGTTGGATCAGTCGGAGCTTGCCGTCGTGGTCTTCGGCCATCAGGATCATGCCTTGCGATTCTATGCCCATGATGGCTCTAGGTGCCAGGTTCA contains the following coding sequences:
- a CDS encoding YgiQ family radical SAM protein, producing MAVKHELKDWLPITKKELEAHGWDELDVVIISGDAYVDHPAFGGAVIGRIIESAGYRVGIIPQPNWQDDLRDFKKFGKPKLFFGVTSGCMDSMVNHYTANKRKRSNDAYTPGGEAGFRPDYATITYSKILKEIYPDVPVVIGGVEASLRRVTHYDYWSDQLMPSILVDSGADLLVYGMGEQPLREIMSLLGKGVPFHQLTNIPQTSYKMPRQEDVPAHKDWKDIVLNTHEKCLRDKKSYASNFKHVEQESNKLRADRIIQAAGDFNVVINPPYYTMTEQEIDQSFDMNYTRLPHPKYNKRGPIPAYEMIKFSINMHRGCFGGCSFCTISAHQGKFIASRSQDSIMKEVDQVVNMPDFKGYISDLGGPSANMYGLKGKVQEICDRCVSPSCIHPVICSNLDTDHSQMTELYRKVDKHPKVKKAFVGSGIRYDLLTKSYNKDANDSIDEYMEQLITRHVSGRLKVAPEHTADDTLKIMRKPSFKHFHEFKKKYDKINEKHQLNQQLIPYFISSHPGCKEEDMANLAAETKDMGFRLEQVQDFTPTPMTVATVIYYSGYHPYTMQRLFTPKSEKEKRNQHMFFFWHKSEYRQRIKDKLQSKGREDLIERLLSNRPPQKSFGQKKTESAGTFGKKKSFAGKRSGKSRRK
- a CDS encoding patatin-like phospholipase family protein, encoding MQSNKKTVSLVLGSGGARGLAHIGVIRWLQENDYEIKSISSCSIGSVIGGAYALGKLEILEEWMCSITKSDIVSLLDISWDGSGLFKGDKMIDTLINLIGNVKIEDLPIPYTAVAAAIDTEKEIWLNSGSLFDAIRASVSLPLFFTPVDYNGIKLIDGGVLNPVPIAPTFGDNTDLTIAVNLGGPPINITNEFTSSKAISPFQNRITGFVDSLKLKSTVVTEQSWSMYTIADKAFDAMQSTIARQKLAAYPPDIEIVIPRNICGTLDFDRSAEMIAYGYKKAKEYASEAKQ
- a CDS encoding arylsulfatase, whose amino-acid sequence is MRTNKSIWTLIVACFFCMPLVHAQKKNKKPNILVIMGDDIGWFNTSAYNSGMMGYTTPNIDRIAKEGMRFTDAYAQQSCTAGRAAFITGQSPKRTGLLKIGMPGDPIGLQKEDPTIAEMLKPLGYSSGQFGKNHLGDLDKFLPTNHGFDVFFGNLYHLNAEEEPENPDYPKDPKFRKEYGPRGVIKATADGKVQDTGPLTKKRMETIDQEFLNGTMDFIEEQSKADKPFFCWFNTTRMHIFTHLPDEYEGKTGLGINADGYAQHDQQVGQLLDKLEELGIADNTIVIYTTDNGAEKFSWPDGGTNPFRGEKATTWEGGLRVPFMIKWPGKIEAGKVSNEIISLEDCLPTLVAAAGEDNVKGKLLSGYQGFKVHLDGYNFMPYLTGKEKNGPRNEFFAFVDDGTLGAVRIGRWKFHFSTQDHEGLGAWTEMQTPHKAPLLVDLYADPFESAMESSSYYDDWLLKRMFAFEPLKDVVANFMATFKEYPVRQESGSFTPK
- a CDS encoding DUF1254 domain-containing protein, which gives rise to MKNHILNLSLATAVLLTACQRQEKQQSAATEPNHYESLASLPLEGGYPTAEVSRTLDEELYFQRATQTYLWALPAVNMYAMKEGLGKTFGEGYNVISVFEKRLKPQTIITTPNSDVIYALGFADLSKTGPLVLDVPPMLQGLLDDFWHRPLEGPERPDGTRFLGDIGFPGPDRGKGGKYLIVPEGYDGEVPEGYYLYTSKTNGVFIFQRGFFQSVDNLQPGVDAVQGIKIYPLEGEAKPMDFQQASDIPSYALFAHDYSYFEMLNRFIQSDRVDNIDPYMHGTLAAMGIKKGGKFNPTARQKELLGQAAETAWRMAKNIAANFDGEPDGLWWNDRKWVAHAHTELDDFMHTLIDEEFRDRVTKHTDVNAKAHMYINHYSISTGMMSSIVGLGAKYGNAYKDSEGNYLMGENSYEITFPADMPAKLFTSLTLYDAETAAGVDAEGQVYPSLNTMNELVANEDGSVTFFIGPDNPDNKSNFIKTVPGRGWFSLFRFYGPEQAFFDRTYKPGDFVKVK